ACCCTGCTGGGCAGCTTTTTACCCAAACACGGTTTTCAATATCACTGGTAACAAAATCGCGCTTGGTTGCACGCCAAACTAAAAACGCTTCGCTGTCGTAAAGATCGATGTCGAGCTCGGTACGAGGAATTAACGGCTGGTCAGTTTGCTCACGACAATAAAGTTGAAGCAAGATTTGCTGCTTAGTGTCGCTCGATAACTCAGTCATTAATCCTTCCTATTCATCCAGAACTGCACTAAAGGTGCGTTGTTAGCGATTAAACTAGCTCGTAAGAGACAACGTAAAGCTGAGAAATACCTGGGTAGATATCTTGAATCACATCTTTCAGCACTTGCAGCGTCATGTTCTCTTGTTGTGCATGGAACTCACCCAGCTCATCGAACAGAATTGGTTCTACGCTGATGATCTTGAGATTACAGAACACGCGCCCTTCTTCTAACGTTGAGACTTCAACAACGCTGCCCGGTTGGTAATCACGCTCTGATTCATCGCGAATAGTAATGGTCTTTTTGCCAGAAAGGATGTCAGCTTCAAAACGTCCAAAGAACGTCATAGTAGTTGGTGCAGTCATTTATATCGGTCGCTTAACATTTAAAAGTTAGGTAGATGTTTATATACCAGAATGCCAGATCAAGCGAATAAAAATTAGATGCGGAAGTTCATCTCGTCATTCCCAAGACTGACGGAGGAAGGAGTTGGGAATCTCTAAAAGAGACAAATTACAGGCAATAAAAAAGGAGAACCGAAGTTCTCCTTTTCTTAAACCTTTAAGCTAACTCTAAATTATAGAGATGCTTTCGCTTTTTCAACTAGAACAGCAAATGCTGCTTTGTCGAATACTGCGATGTCAGCAAGAATCTTACGGTCGATCTCGATAGATGCTTTCTTAAGGCCATTGATGAAACGGCTGTAAGATAGACCATTTTGACGAGATGCCGCGTTGATACGTGCAATCCAAAGTTGACGGAATTGACGTTTCTTGTTGCGACGGTCACGGTAAGCGTATTGACCAGCTTTGGTAACTGCTTGGAAAGCTACGCGGTAAACACGTGAACGTGCTCCGTAGTAACCTTTAGCTTGTTTTAGAACTTTCTTATGACGTGCACGAGCTTGTACACCACGTTTTACGCGAGGCATTATGCTTCTCCTAAACTAAACGAATTTATAAACTAAAAAGAATTAAGCGTATGGCATCATACGTAGAACTTGAGCAACTTCACATTTAGGAAGGATCGAGTTCGGACGTAGCTGACGCTTGTTCTTAGTAGTACGCTTAGTCAGGATGTGACGTTTACCAGCGTGCTTAAACTTAATACCACCAGCAGTTTTCTGGAAACGCTTAGCAGCACCTTTGTTGGTTTTCATCTTAGGCATGATGAATAACTCCGCATTGTTGAGTTGTTAATAACATAGTAATTAGGGCGAATAAAACCCCGCAACCTGAGGCTGCAGGGTTTAATTACTTGCAAAGCCGTTAATTACTTCTTTTTAGGGGCCAACACCATGATCATCTGGCGACCTTCAATTCTCGTTGGGAAAGATTCGACAACTGCAAATTCTTCAGTATCTACTTTCAAACGATTAAGAACGTCAACACCGATTTCTTGGTGAGCCATTTCGCGGCCACGGAAGCGAATTGTTACCTTCACTTTGTTGCCGTCTTCTAGGAAACCAGTCAGGTTGCGTAGTTTTACCTGATAGTCTCCAATATCAGTTCCAGGTCGGAATTTAATTTCCTTGATCTGAACCTGCTTTTGCTTTTTCTTCTGCTCTTTCGCAGCTTTGCTCTTCTCGAAGAGGAACTTACCGTAGTCCATCACACGACAAACTGGCGGCTCGGCGTTAGGGCTAATCTCCACAAGATCCATACCAGCTTCATTTGCAGCTTCCATCGCTTCCGCGATTGTTACTACACCAACAGCTTCGCCGTCTGCGCCAGTTAGACGCACTTCACGAACGCCACGAATGTCACCGTTTAAACGGTGCTGGTTTTGTTTGGCCGGTTGTTGGCCACGTCTTCCGCCTTTAATAGCTATTCCTCCAGATTGAGCTTACGGCTTGAAACTTCGGCTTGGATGTATGAAATAAAGTCATCCACTTTAAACTTGCCAAGGTCCTTACCTTTACGTGTACGTACTGCAATTTCGCCGGCTTCCATTTCTTGGTCACCACACACAAGCATGAACGGTACACGTTTCAAAGTATGTTCGCGGATTTTAAAGCCAATCTTCTCATTTCTCAAGTCTGCTTTGACTCTAAATCCACTTTTTTGCAGTTTTTTCGTAATTTCTTGTACATATTCAGACTGTTTGTCTGTAATACCCATTACAACTGCTTGTTCTGGCGCCAACCACGTAGGGAAGAAGCCAGCGTATTCTTCAATAAGAATACCAATGAAGCGTTCTAGTGAACCTAAAATCGCGCGGTGGATCATAACTGGCGTGTGACGCTCGTTATCTTCACCTACGTAAGTAGCACCTAAACGTTCTGGTAATGCAAAATCGAGCTGCACTGTACCACATTGCCATGCACGGTCCAAACAATCATGCAAAGTAAATTCAATCTTAGGTCCGTAGAACGCACCCTCGCCTTCTTGAATCTCGTATGCAATCTCCATTGACTCTAGCGCTTGCTTAAGATCGGCCTCTGCACGGTCCCACATTTCGTCTGAACCGACACGCTGTTCTGGACGAGTAGATAGCTTAACAACAATGTTTTCGAAACCGAAAGTTGTATAAGTATCGTAAACCATTTCAATACAAGCTTTAACTTCTTGTTGAACTTGGTCTTCAGTACAGAATACGTGAGCATCATCTTGAGTGAATCCACGAACACGCATGATGCCATGAAGTGCGCCAGACGGCTCGTTACGGTGACATGAGCCGAACTCAGCCATACGTAGCGGTAGATCACGGTAAGATTTCAAACCTTGGTTGAAGATTTGAACGTGACCAGGACAGTTCATTGGCTTAATAGCGTATTCACGGTTCTCTGAAGAAGTTGTGAACATCGCGTCTGCGTACTTATCCCAGTGACCAGAGCGTTCCCAAAGAACACGGTCCATCATTAATGGGCCTTTTACTTCTTGGTAATCATACTCAGTCAGTTTCTGACGAATAAATACTTCTAGCTCACGGAAGATAGTCCAACCGTTGTGATGCCAAAACACCATGCCTGGTGCTTCTTGCTGCATGTGGAATAGATCAAGCGCTTTACCGATTTTACGGTGGTCACGTTTAGCCGCTTCTTCTAGGCGCACAAGGTGAGCTTTAAGTGCCTTCTTGTCTTGGAATGCAGTGCCGTAGATACGTTGAAGCATCTTGTTATCACTGTTACCACGCCAGTATGCACCTGCTACATTAAGTAGCGTGAAATGCTGGCAGAAGCTCATGTTAGGTACGTGTGGGCCACGACACATATCGATGTATTCTTCGTGATGGTACAGGCCAGGACGGTCGTCTTTAGAAACATTCTCGTCCAAGATTTCAATTTTGTAAGTCTCGCCGCGAGCTTCGAATGCGTCACGCGCTTCCTGCCAGCTAACTTTCTTCTTAACAACCTGATACTTGGTCTTCGCTAGCTCTTTCATACGCTTTTCAATCTTTTCTAGATCTTCTTGCGTTAGAGAGTGCTCAAGGTCGATATCGTAGTAGAAACCGTTATCGATAGTAGGACCGATCGCCATTTTCGCTTCTGGAAAAAGCTGCTTAATCGCGTGACCTAAAAGGTGAGCACAAGAGTGACGAACGATTTCAAGGCCATCGACTTCATCTTTAGCTGTGATGATTTCTAGGCTTGCATCATTTTCGATAAGATCACAAGCATCAACACGCTCGCCGTCTACACGACCAGCAATGGTTGCTTTAGCAAGACCAGGACCGATTGATAGGGCAACATCTAGAGTTGATACAGGGTTGTCAAATTGACGCTGACTACCGTCAGGAAGAGTAATAATTGGCATTATTTGTCCTTTACAGTGGTGTTGCACACCAAGCAACACATGAAAATGTTTAATATATGTTTTTCAATCAACGAGTATGTTGATCGTAGATATATGCATAATAAAGATACCCACATAGAAGCAAATACAGATGCCCCATTTGTACGTATCCGAGCATTTTAACGAAATAATATGAAATGACAATGATGGAGGGAACCTCCCGACTCTCCTATTGACGTCGTTATGCCAAAAAGTGACTTCCCATTCCCTTGAACCACCTTTCGAATCGAACTGTTCTAACTTACCTATTTCGACTCAACTCTTACAAATTAGTCATTTAGAACTAAGCTCTATAAAGCAACTAGATACAGATGAGGCGCATATGGAGAAGCTAGCTACTTTTATATCACTCACACCTCGTTTACTGTTAACAATAGCCATAGCAGTTACTGCACCAGAAACGGCATGGGCCAACAAAGATTACGGCCCCTTAATCAGTTATACCCAAGCACCGTTGCAGTCCGTTCGCCTGACTCCAACACTTCGTTCTGGCTTTCCACTCGAAGAGAATAAGGTTGAAATGTTTACCGCCTTAACTGCCGCGAGCATCTGGGCCCACTCCCCCGACTATCACTTCGACTATTATCAAAACCAACTTCAGACAGGACTGCGGTGGCAATTAACCACAAGGTGGCAAGTAGAATTCAATTACCGTTGGCTTTATGCAGCCAATAATCACCTCGACAAAATCACCATCAATTTTCATGACCTATTTAGCATCGACCAAGCAGGGCGAGACCAGAAAGAGCGACACCAATTCGACATCTATGCACCAGACCACGACATCAATATTCGTGACTTCTCCGGTGACACGCTAACCAGCGCTTTCACGTTCTACAACCAATACCAAATCATAGATCTAGAAAACCACGGCTTGTCATTTGGTTTATCCCTATATCACAACAACGTCAGCCACGGCGCCTTCGAAGGAAGCAGCACCGAGCAAAGTGTACAATTCAACTATTCATACCAACTCGACATCAATACCT
The Vibrio kanaloae genome window above contains:
- the thrS gene encoding threonine--tRNA ligase; this encodes MPIITLPDGSQRQFDNPVSTLDVALSIGPGLAKATIAGRVDGERVDACDLIENDASLEIITAKDEVDGLEIVRHSCAHLLGHAIKQLFPEAKMAIGPTIDNGFYYDIDLEHSLTQEDLEKIEKRMKELAKTKYQVVKKKVSWQEARDAFEARGETYKIEILDENVSKDDRPGLYHHEEYIDMCRGPHVPNMSFCQHFTLLNVAGAYWRGNSDNKMLQRIYGTAFQDKKALKAHLVRLEEAAKRDHRKIGKALDLFHMQQEAPGMVFWHHNGWTIFRELEVFIRQKLTEYDYQEVKGPLMMDRVLWERSGHWDKYADAMFTTSSENREYAIKPMNCPGHVQIFNQGLKSYRDLPLRMAEFGSCHRNEPSGALHGIMRVRGFTQDDAHVFCTEDQVQQEVKACIEMVYDTYTTFGFENIVVKLSTRPEQRVGSDEMWDRAEADLKQALESMEIAYEIQEGEGAFYGPKIEFTLHDCLDRAWQCGTVQLDFALPERLGATYVGEDNERHTPVMIHRAILGSLERFIGILIEEYAGFFPTWLAPEQAVVMGITDKQSEYVQEITKKLQKSGFRVKADLRNEKIGFKIREHTLKRVPFMLVCGDQEMEAGEIAVRTRKGKDLGKFKVDDFISYIQAEVSSRKLNLEE
- the rplT gene encoding 50S ribosomal protein L20, producing the protein MPRVKRGVQARARHKKVLKQAKGYYGARSRVYRVAFQAVTKAGQYAYRDRRNKKRQFRQLWIARINAASRQNGLSYSRFINGLKKASIEIDRKILADIAVFDKAAFAVLVEKAKASL
- the rpmI gene encoding 50S ribosomal protein L35, encoding MPKMKTNKGAAKRFQKTAGGIKFKHAGKRHILTKRTTKNKRQLRPNSILPKCEVAQVLRMMPYA
- the yqfB gene encoding N(4)-acetylcytidine aminohydrolase, which gives rise to MTAPTTMTFFGRFEADILSGKKTITIRDESERDYQPGSVVEVSTLEEGRVFCNLKIISVEPILFDELGEFHAQQENMTLQVLKDVIQDIYPGISQLYVVSYELV
- a CDS encoding DUF3187 family protein; the encoded protein is MEKLATFISLTPRLLLTIAIAVTAPETAWANKDYGPLISYTQAPLQSVRLTPTLRSGFPLEENKVEMFTALTAASIWAHSPDYHFDYYQNQLQTGLRWQLTTRWQVEFNYRWLYAANNHLDKITINFHDLFSIDQAGRDQKERHQFDIYAPDHDINIRDFSGDTLTSAFTFYNQYQIIDLENHGLSFGLSLYHNNVSHGAFEGSSTEQSVQFNYSYQLDINTFYTSLGFTNQSSREVENSFSHKKRTWSWMGGYQLTLFEKHELHLEYRWYEGAEDGETEFSEAANEMMLGYRYLMQRSAIEISIIENIFNMDNSTDVAFQLAYRHQW
- the infC gene encoding translation initiation factor IF-3, which translates into the protein MRLTGADGEAVGVVTIAEAMEAANEAGMDLVEISPNAEPPVCRVMDYGKFLFEKSKAAKEQKKKQKQVQIKEIKFRPGTDIGDYQVKLRNLTGFLEDGNKVKVTIRFRGREMAHQEIGVDVLNRLKVDTEEFAVVESFPTRIEGRQMIMVLAPKKK